In the Frankiaceae bacterium genome, CGTTCAACGCGGCGTACGACGCCCTCGGCGTCCTCCCGCCGACCGTCGAGCCGCGGGCCACAGGACACGTGCCCGAGATGATCGCGCTGATGCAGACGCTCATCGACAAGGGGCACGCGTACGCCTCGGGCGGCGACGTCTACTTCGACGTCAGGTCCTTCGGCAGCTACGGCGAGCTGTCCGGCCAGCAGCCCGACGCGATGATGCAGACAGAGAAGGTCGACCCGTCGCGGCCCAAGCGCAACCCGCTCGACTTCGCGCTCTGGAAGGCGCACAAGCCGGGGGAGCCGTTCTGGGACACGCCCTGGGGCCCAGGGCGGCCGGGCTGGCACCTCGAGTGCTCGGCCATGGCGGTGAAGTACCTCGGGCAGCCGTTCGACATCCACGGCGGCGGGCTCGACCTCGTCTTCCCGCACCACGAGAACGAGAACGCCCAGTCCGCGTGCGCCGGCGACGGCTTCGCCAACTACTGGATGCACAACGGCATGGTCAACACCGGCGGCGAGAAGATGAGCAAGTCGCTCGGCAACTCCCTCGTCGTCGCCGACGTGCTCGCCACCGGCGTACGGCCGCAGGTGCTCCGCTACCTCCTCGGCGGCGCGCACTACCGCTCGGCCATCGAGTACGGCGAGGCCGCGCTCGCCGAGGCGGCGGCGTCGTACGGGCGCATCGAGACGTTCGTCCGCAACGCGGGGAGTGACGGCGCGGTCGACGACGCGGCGTGGGCCGAGTTCGCCGCCGCCATGGACGACGACCTCGCCATCTCCCGCGCGCTCGGCGTGATCCACACGACCGTCGGCCGCGGCAACGCCGCCCTCGACGCGGGCGAGGCATCGGTGGCCGCCGACTGCCGGGCGACCGTACGGCGCATGCTCACCGTCCTCGGGCTCGACCCCGTGGACCAGTGGCCCGCGGCGGCGGGCGACCTGCACGACACCCTCGGCGCGCTCGTCGAGATCGCGCTCGAGGCGCGGTCGGCGGCGCGGGGGCGCAAGGACTTCGCGGAGGCAGACGCCATCCGTGACCGCCTGGCCGCGGCCGGGGTAGTGGTCGAGGACACGGCTGGAGGCGTTCGGTGGCACCTGGGAAGCGCGTAGGCGGCGGCAAGGCGATCGCCAAGGGCGGCCAGGGCGGCAGGGCGGGCAAGGCCGGCTCGCACCGCAAGGGCGCGCCCGTCGGC is a window encoding:
- the cysS gene encoding cysteine--tRNA ligase, which gives rise to MPLVLHDTRARAARPFEPVVPGVASVYVCGPTVQAPPHVGHARSAVAFDILRRWLTESGYAVTYVRNVTDIDDKIIHVAGHEGVSSWVVAERNTRAFNAAYDALGVLPPTVEPRATGHVPEMIALMQTLIDKGHAYASGGDVYFDVRSFGSYGELSGQQPDAMMQTEKVDPSRPKRNPLDFALWKAHKPGEPFWDTPWGPGRPGWHLECSAMAVKYLGQPFDIHGGGLDLVFPHHENENAQSACAGDGFANYWMHNGMVNTGGEKMSKSLGNSLVVADVLATGVRPQVLRYLLGGAHYRSAIEYGEAALAEAAASYGRIETFVRNAGSDGAVDDAAWAEFAAAMDDDLAISRALGVIHTTVGRGNAALDAGEASVAADCRATVRRMLTVLGLDPVDQWPAAAGDLHDTLGALVEIALEARSAARGRKDFAEADAIRDRLAAAGVVVEDTAGGVRWHLGSA